In Vigna angularis cultivar LongXiaoDou No.4 chromosome 8, ASM1680809v1, whole genome shotgun sequence, one DNA window encodes the following:
- the LOC108346082 gene encoding proline--tRNA ligase, chloroplastic/mitochondrial, which yields MLSLRLTSFTHLLSPTSSAAIARRSRAILRRRHHLRKRPLAASFSAQSATAETQDRVNNSKNRVPEQVITPRSQDFNAWYLDVIANAELADYGPVRGTMVIRPYGYAIWEAIQEYLNVKFKETGHSNMYFPQFIPYSFIEKEASHVEGFSPELALVTIGGGKELEEKLVVRPTSETIVNHMFTQWIHSYRDLPLLINQWANVTRWEMRTKPFVRTLEFLWQEGHTAHATPEEAEDEAIQMIDIYTRFAYEQAAIPVITGRKSKVETFAGACKTYTIEAMMGDKKALQAGTSHNLGQNFSRAFGTQFTDENGVREHVWQTSWAISTRFIGGIIMTHGDDAGLMLPPKIAPIQVVIVPIWKKDEEKAAVLNAALTVKDVLLKSGIKVKLDDSDQRTPGWKFNFWEMKGVPLRIEIGPRDVASGSVVISRRDIPGKQGKVFGISMEPSNLEAYVKDKLDEIQSSLLERAIAFRDSNIVDVSSYNDLKAAISEGKWARGPWSASDEDELKVKEETGATIRCYPFEQPKGIKTCLMTGNPAEEVAIFAKSY from the exons ATGTTGTCTCTCAGGCTAACCTCTTTCACCCACCTCTTATCCCCGACCTCTTCCGCCGCCATCGCGCGCCGTTCCCGCGCGATTCTCCGGCGGCGCCACCACCTCCGGAAAAGGCCGCTTGCCGCCTCGTTCTCCGCTCAGAGCGCGACGGCGGAGACACAGGACAGAGTCAACAACTCGAAGAACCGAGTTCCCGAGCAAGTCATCACGCCACGATCACAGGACTTCAACGCGTGGTATCTCGACGTTATTGCCAATGCTGAGTTGGCCGATTATGGTCCGGTTCGCGGCACCATGGTCATTCGTCCCTACGGTTACGCCATTTGGGAAGCCATTCAG GAATACTTGAATGTGAAGTTCAAGGAGACTGGGCATAGTAACATGTATTTTCCCCAG TTTATCCCATACTCTTTTATAGAGAAAGAAGCTAGTCACGTTGAGGGTTTCAGTCCTGAATTAGCTCTGGTGACAATTGGGGGTGGAAAGGAACTTGAAGAGAAACTCGTG GTCCGGCCTACAAGTGAAACCATTGTGAATCATATGTTTACTCAATGGATCCATAGCTATCGTGATCTTCCTCTCTTGATTAATCAG TGGGCAAACGTGACTAGATGGGAGATGCGCACTAAACCATTTGTGAGAACTCTTGAATTTCTTTGGCAAGAAGGGCATACCGCTCATGCTACTCCAGAGGAAGCAGAGGATGAG GCTATACAGATGATTGACATCTATACCAGATTTGCGTATGAGCAAGCTGCAATACCTGTTATTACTGGTCGAAAATCTAAAGTGGAAACATTTGCTGGTGCTTGTAAGACCTATACAATTGAGGCTATGATGGGTGACAAGAAAGCACTACAAGCAGGAACCAGTCATAACCTTGGGCAAAACTTTTCCCGTGCCTTTGGGACACAG TTCACAGATGAAAATGGAGTTAGAGAACATGTTTGGCAGACTTCATGGGCAATTAGTACCCGTTTCATTGGAGGCATCATCATGACCCATGGAGATGATGCAGGCCTAATGCTTCCCCCAAAGATTGCACCGATACAG GTGGTAATTGTTCCCATTTGGAAGAAGGATGAAGAAAAAGCTGCAGTTCTAAATGCAGCATTGACTGTAAAGGATGTACTTCTAAAATCAGGGATTAAAGTTAAACTTGATGACTCAGATCAAAGAACCCCTGGATGGAAATTCAATTTCTGGGAAATGAAG GGTGTTCCTCTTAGAATTGAAATTGGTCCTCGTGATGTGGCTAGTGGAAGTGTGGTAATATCGAGGAGAGATATCCCTGGGAAGCAAGGAAAAGTGTTTGGAATCTCTATGGAACCTTCGAATTTGGAGGCTTATGTTAAAGACAAGTTAGATGAGATACAGTCGTCCCTTTTGGAAAGAGCAATTGCATTTCGAGACAG TAATATCGTAGATGTAAGCTCATACAATGATCTTAAAGCTGCAATATCTGAAGGGAAATGGGCAAGGGGCCCTTGGTCTGCTAG TGATGAGGACGAGTTAAAAGTGAAGGAAGAAACTGGAGCAACTATTAGGTGTTATCCTTTTGAACAGCCAAAAGGGATTAAAACATGCTTGATGACCGGTAATCCTGCTGAAGAAGTGGCTATTTTTGCTAAATCTTACTAA